Proteins encoded by one window of Mus musculus strain C57BL/6J chromosome 10, GRCm38.p6 C57BL/6J:
- the Taar9 gene encoding trace amine-associated receptor 9 encodes MTSDFSPEPPMELCYENVNGSCIKSSYAPWPRAILYGVLGLGALLAVFGNLLVIIAILHFKQLHTPTNFLVASLACADFLVGVTVMPFSTVRSVESCWYFGESYCKFHTCFDTSFCFASLFHLCCISIDRYIAVTDPLTYPTKFTVSVSGLCIALSWFFSVTYSFSIFYTGANEEGIEELVVALTCVGGCQAPLNQNWVLLCFLLFFLPTVVMVFLYGRIFLVAKYQARKIEGTANQAQASSESYKERVAKRERKAAKTLGIAMAAFLVSWLPYIIDAVIDAYMNFITPAYVYEILVWCVYYNSAMNPLIYAFFYPWFRKAIKLIVSGKVFRADSSTTNLFSEEAGAG; translated from the coding sequence AGAATGTGAACGGATCCTGCATTAAAAGCTCTTACGCACCCTGGCCTCGAGCCATCCTCTATGGGGTCCTCGGTTTGGGAGCCCTGCTGGCAGTGTTTGGGAACTTACTGGTCATCATTGCCATCCTCCACTTTAAACAGCTGCACACGCCTACGAACTTCCTGGTGGCCTCCCTGGCCTGTGCTGACTTCTTGGTGGGGGTGACAGTGATGCCCTTCAGCACGGTGCGTTCTGTGGAGAGCTGCTGGTACTTTGGGGAGAGTTACTGTAAGTTCCACACGTGTTTCGACACCTCCTTCTGTTTTGCGTCTCTGTTTCATTTATGCTGCATCTCCATTGACCGGTACATTGCAGTTACAGATCCACTGACCTATCCGACCAAGTTCACTGTATCGGTTTCTGGACTGTGCATTGCTCTCTCTTGGTTCTTTTCTGTCACATacagcttttccatcttttacaCGGGAGCCAATGAGGAAGGGATTGAGGAATTAGTGGTTGCTCTGACCTGTGTGGGAGGCTGCCAGGCTCCACTGAATCAAAATTGGGTTttactttgtttccttttgttctttctgcccactgtggtcatggtgtttctatATGGTCGGATATTTTTGGTGGCAAAGTATCAGGCTAGGAAGATAGAGGGTACAGCCAACCAAGCTCAGGCCTCCTCTGAGAGCTATAAGGAAAGAGTAgccaaaagagagaggaaggctgCCAAGACCTTGGGGATCGCCATGGCTGCATTTCTCGTGTCCTGGCTGCCATACATTATTGATGCGGTTATTGACGCTTACATGAACTTCATAACTCCTGCGTACGTCTATGAGATATTAGTGTGGTGTGTTTACTACAATTCAGCTATGAACCCCTTGATATACGCCTTTTTTTATCCTTGGTTTCGTAAGGCAATAAAACTTATTGTGAGTGGCAAAGTCTTCAGGGCTGATTCATCAACAACTAATCTATTCTCTGAAGAGGCAGGTGCAGGTTAA